Proteins encoded together in one Lates calcarifer isolate ASB-BC8 unplaced genomic scaffold, TLL_Latcal_v3 scaffold_53_113, whole genome shotgun sequence window:
- the ccdc57 gene encoding coiled-coil domain-containing protein 57 isoform X1, with the protein MQSDGDSGMDLEAWLASKEREWKLQAVRIHQLESSLRKAQEECSSLREHYQRLWEAFQFNLAILDERDRELERYDVITARALTVEHNRQEELSQLHMQIAKVEDQRSREAEERQEELRKSQHSAAQHKLQLDKLTCSLADEIQKQTEEYERMTWDLQRRIQDLEGELTLQRQEMTAAFDSELRQREHEFNLKMDEMHTVVLSHDLKVQVLSKETEVHCQAQLQATEALKASEEFCQQIQTQLQDKDREIKDLTSVKNYRIKELKDEVKQMETKLKQTEDDNIKKYENVVKALKQCDAQLEAQHQAHTEQLRKAEKRIVRLQKHMKVLDAQVRHIQEDQEDAMKKKDETIQRLRTEVETTQIHWEKYINHVSSNMVVKDTEIVALQERETKLKNELEWSREEMERYKQQLSAGLARERVLEQMQIQMELEWQRHCEDMKAKHSLANEQLIQDLTHARDQAKAELREREQELQDLTVLLCTINTKRDQAIQGLTPKVDSLTSEEIRRLQEQNSILRTVVTQMRKNMEDLSHPLPHLQSQPQASSLQPIQHPGALAATSITPTANGGLFLEKCAKTSDLTKLEVTVAQTESASANIMEQSALVQQLQGENQHLQQQQISNQFESIQGERSNPLIMHFRLKQAVSCITRLSRENQQLIEMGNRLRGQITTAGIQEPVQPEKDSSTEKQRHQHDQLSALEQLQYQLTTQELQYALRRRDSTVAEQHLPKTNNQDPTTRGPANPWSQVHKTTNRSEISKNKENTPPFSQSHCSVNVEPEPHSGLFRSQLSSEESLQSLKELWDILDHVLSPSVLTEGKSELSRREVTEPDGAGVQMMVHGISAPIHSQSSTEIQQRLNPSEKPSDTTKTSRPGAHGKISKVRNYNVKD; encoded by the exons ATGCAGTCAGATGGGGACAGCGGAATGGACCTGGAAGCATGGCTGGCCAGTAAAGAAAGAGAGTGGAAGCTCCAGGCTGTAAGGATTCATCAGCTGGAGAGTTCCCTCAGAAAGGCCCAGGAGGAGTGCTCCTCCCTCAG AGAACACTACCAACGACTGTGGGAAGCCTTCCAGTTCAACCTGGCCATCCTGGATGAACgagacagagagctggagagatATGATGTCATAACTGCCAGAGCTCTGACTGTGGAGCACAACAG GCAGGAGGAGCTGAGCCAGCTCCATATGCAGATTGCCAAAGTTGAGGACCAGAGATCCAGAGAGGCtgaggagaggcaggaggagcTCAGGAAAAGTCAGCACAGTGCTGCTCAGCACAAGTTGCAGCTGGACAAGCTCACGTG CTCCTTGGCTGATGAAATTCAAAAGCAAACAGAGGAGTATGAGAGGATGACATGGGATTTGCAGCGCAGAATACAAGATCTAGAGGGAGAACTGACCCTACAGAGACAG GAAATGACAGCAGCTTTTGATAGTGAGCTCAGGCAGCGGGAACATGAGTTCAACTTGAAAATGGATGAGATGCACACTGTGGTGCTGTCTCATGATCTTAAG GTGCAGGTGCTGTCTAAAGAGACAGAGGTTCATTGTCAGGCTCAGCTGCAGGCTACAGAGGCCCTCAAAGCATCTGAGGAGTTCTGTCAGCAGATACAAACCCAGCTACAAGACAAAGACCGGGAGATCAAGGACCTCACATCTGTCAAGAACTACAG GATAAAGGAGCTTAAGGATGAGGTGAAACAGATGGAGACCAAGCTGAAGCAGACAGAGGATGACAACATTAAGAA ATATGAGAATGTGGTCAAGGCTCTGAAGCAGTGTGATGCTCAACTGGAGGCTCAGCATCAGGCCCACACAGAACAGCTGCGAAAGGCTGAGAAACGCATTGTCAGACTACAGAAGCATATGAAAGTTCTGGATGCACAGGTACGCCACATACAAGAGGACCAGGAGGATGccatgaaaaagaaagatgagacaATCCAGAG GCTTCGCACAGAGGTAGAAACAACTCAAATTCACTGGGAGAAGTACATCAATCATGTCTCCAGCAATATGGTTGTCAAGGATACAGAGATAGTCGccctgcaggagagagaaacCAAACTTAAGAATGAGCTGGagtggagcagggaggagatggagag GTACAAGCAGCAGCTGAGTGCTGGTTTGGCAAGAGAAAGGGTCTTAGAACAGATGCAAATCCAGATGGAGTTGGAGTGGCAGAGACACTGTGAGGACATGAAGGCCAAACACTCCCTTGCCAATGAGCAGCTAATACAAGACCTGACCCACGCCAGAGATCAG GCAAAAGCagagctgagggagagagaacaagagctGCAGGACTTGACTGTCTTACTATGTACTATTAATACGAAGAGAGACCAGGCAATACAG GGTCTCACACCAAAGGTAGACTCTCTGACATCAGAAGAGATCCGACGTCTGCAAGAGCAGAACAGCATCCTGCGAACTGTGGTTACCCAGATGAGGAAGAACATGGAGGATCTCAGCCATCCCCTACCCCATCTCCAGTCCCAGCCACAGGCATCCTCTCTTCAACCAATTCAGCATCCAGGAGCCCTTGCTGCAACCTCAATCACCCCAACAGCTAATG gtggTCTGTTTCTAGAGAAATGTGCCAAAACCTCTGATTTGACAAAGCTGGAGGTGACAGTGGCACAAACAGAGTCTGCTTCTGCCAACATCATGGAACAG AGTGCACTGGTGCAACAGCTCCAAGGGGAGAATCAGCatttgcagcagcaacagattTCAAATCAGTTTGAAAGCATCCAGGGCGAAAGAAGCAACCCTCTCATCATGCATTTCAGGCTGAAGCAGGCAGTGTCCTGTATCACCCGTCTGAGCAGAGAAAACCAGCAACTGATAGAGATGGGCAACCGCCTTCGTGGCCAGATCACCACTGCTGGAATACAGG AACCAGTGCAGCCAGAGAAGGATTCctccacagaaaaacaaagacaccaaCATGACCAGCTGTCTGCTCTGGAACAGCTTCAGTACCAGCTCACCACACAG GAACTGCAGTAtgctctgaggaggagggatTCCACTGTTGCTGAACAGCACCTCCCTAAAACCAACAACCAAGATCCAACCACAAGAGGGCCTGCCAACCCTTGGTCCCAGGttcacaaaaccacaaacagatCTGAG aTCTCCAAGAACAAAGAGAACACTCCTCCATTCAGCCAGTCACATTGCTCAGTGAACGTGGAGCCAGAGCCCCATTCAGGTCTGTTCAGGTCTCAGTTGTCATCAGAGGAATCACTGCAATCGTTAAAGGAGTTGTGGGACATACTAGACCATGTACTCAGTCCATCTGTTCTCACAGAAG GTAAAAGTGAGCTAAGCAGGAGGGAAGTGACTGAGCCTGATGGTGCTGGAGTCCAGATGATGGTGCATGGAATCAGTGCCCCTATTCATAGCCAGTCATCAACTGAGATCCAGCAGAGGCTGAACCCCTCTGAAAAACCATCAGACACTACTAAGACGAGCAGACCTGGAGCCCATGGCAAGATCAGTAAGGTCAGAAACTACAATGTTAAAGactga
- the ccdc57 gene encoding coiled-coil domain-containing protein 57 isoform X3 — MQSDGDSGMDLEAWLASKEREWKLQAVRIHQLESSLRKAQEECSSLREHYQRLWEAFQFNLAILDERDRELERYDVITARALTVEHNRQEELSQLHMQIAKVEDQRSREAEERQEELRKSQHSAAQHKLQLDKLTCSLADEIQKQTEEYERMTWDLQRRIQDLEGELTLQRQEMTAAFDSELRQREHEFNLKMDEMHTVVLSHDLKVQVLSKETEVHCQAQLQATEALKASEEFCQQIQTQLQDKDREIKDLTSVKNYRIKELKDEVKQMETKLKQTEDDNIKKYENVVKALKQCDAQLEAQHQAHTEQLRKAEKRIVRLQKHMKVLDAQVRHIQEDQEDAMKKKDETIQRLRTEVETTQIHWEKYINHVSSNMVVKDTEIVALQERETKLKNELEWSREEMERYKQQLSAGLARERVLEQMQIQMELEWQRHCEDMKAKHSLANEQLIQDLTHARDQAKAELREREQELQDLTVLLCTINTKRDQAIQGLTPKVDSLTSEEIRRLQEQNSILRTVVTQMRKNMEDLSHPLPHLQSQPQASSLQPIQHPGALAATSITPTANGGLFLEKCAKTSDLTKLEVTVAQTESASANIMEQSALVQQLQGENQHLQQQQISNQFESIQGERSNPLIMHFRLKQAVSCITRLSRENQQLIEMGNRLRGQITTAGIQEPVQPEKDSSTEKQRHQHDQLSALEQLQYQLTTQELQYALRRRDSTVAEQHLPKTNNQDPTTRGPANPWSQVHKTTNRSEISKNKENTPPFSQSHCSVNVEPEPHSGKSELSRREVTEPDGAGVQMMVHGISAPIHSQSSTEIQQRLNPSEKPSDTTKTSRPGAHGKISKVRNYNVKD, encoded by the exons ATGCAGTCAGATGGGGACAGCGGAATGGACCTGGAAGCATGGCTGGCCAGTAAAGAAAGAGAGTGGAAGCTCCAGGCTGTAAGGATTCATCAGCTGGAGAGTTCCCTCAGAAAGGCCCAGGAGGAGTGCTCCTCCCTCAG AGAACACTACCAACGACTGTGGGAAGCCTTCCAGTTCAACCTGGCCATCCTGGATGAACgagacagagagctggagagatATGATGTCATAACTGCCAGAGCTCTGACTGTGGAGCACAACAG GCAGGAGGAGCTGAGCCAGCTCCATATGCAGATTGCCAAAGTTGAGGACCAGAGATCCAGAGAGGCtgaggagaggcaggaggagcTCAGGAAAAGTCAGCACAGTGCTGCTCAGCACAAGTTGCAGCTGGACAAGCTCACGTG CTCCTTGGCTGATGAAATTCAAAAGCAAACAGAGGAGTATGAGAGGATGACATGGGATTTGCAGCGCAGAATACAAGATCTAGAGGGAGAACTGACCCTACAGAGACAG GAAATGACAGCAGCTTTTGATAGTGAGCTCAGGCAGCGGGAACATGAGTTCAACTTGAAAATGGATGAGATGCACACTGTGGTGCTGTCTCATGATCTTAAG GTGCAGGTGCTGTCTAAAGAGACAGAGGTTCATTGTCAGGCTCAGCTGCAGGCTACAGAGGCCCTCAAAGCATCTGAGGAGTTCTGTCAGCAGATACAAACCCAGCTACAAGACAAAGACCGGGAGATCAAGGACCTCACATCTGTCAAGAACTACAG GATAAAGGAGCTTAAGGATGAGGTGAAACAGATGGAGACCAAGCTGAAGCAGACAGAGGATGACAACATTAAGAA ATATGAGAATGTGGTCAAGGCTCTGAAGCAGTGTGATGCTCAACTGGAGGCTCAGCATCAGGCCCACACAGAACAGCTGCGAAAGGCTGAGAAACGCATTGTCAGACTACAGAAGCATATGAAAGTTCTGGATGCACAGGTACGCCACATACAAGAGGACCAGGAGGATGccatgaaaaagaaagatgagacaATCCAGAG GCTTCGCACAGAGGTAGAAACAACTCAAATTCACTGGGAGAAGTACATCAATCATGTCTCCAGCAATATGGTTGTCAAGGATACAGAGATAGTCGccctgcaggagagagaaacCAAACTTAAGAATGAGCTGGagtggagcagggaggagatggagag GTACAAGCAGCAGCTGAGTGCTGGTTTGGCAAGAGAAAGGGTCTTAGAACAGATGCAAATCCAGATGGAGTTGGAGTGGCAGAGACACTGTGAGGACATGAAGGCCAAACACTCCCTTGCCAATGAGCAGCTAATACAAGACCTGACCCACGCCAGAGATCAG GCAAAAGCagagctgagggagagagaacaagagctGCAGGACTTGACTGTCTTACTATGTACTATTAATACGAAGAGAGACCAGGCAATACAG GGTCTCACACCAAAGGTAGACTCTCTGACATCAGAAGAGATCCGACGTCTGCAAGAGCAGAACAGCATCCTGCGAACTGTGGTTACCCAGATGAGGAAGAACATGGAGGATCTCAGCCATCCCCTACCCCATCTCCAGTCCCAGCCACAGGCATCCTCTCTTCAACCAATTCAGCATCCAGGAGCCCTTGCTGCAACCTCAATCACCCCAACAGCTAATG gtggTCTGTTTCTAGAGAAATGTGCCAAAACCTCTGATTTGACAAAGCTGGAGGTGACAGTGGCACAAACAGAGTCTGCTTCTGCCAACATCATGGAACAG AGTGCACTGGTGCAACAGCTCCAAGGGGAGAATCAGCatttgcagcagcaacagattTCAAATCAGTTTGAAAGCATCCAGGGCGAAAGAAGCAACCCTCTCATCATGCATTTCAGGCTGAAGCAGGCAGTGTCCTGTATCACCCGTCTGAGCAGAGAAAACCAGCAACTGATAGAGATGGGCAACCGCCTTCGTGGCCAGATCACCACTGCTGGAATACAGG AACCAGTGCAGCCAGAGAAGGATTCctccacagaaaaacaaagacaccaaCATGACCAGCTGTCTGCTCTGGAACAGCTTCAGTACCAGCTCACCACACAG GAACTGCAGTAtgctctgaggaggagggatTCCACTGTTGCTGAACAGCACCTCCCTAAAACCAACAACCAAGATCCAACCACAAGAGGGCCTGCCAACCCTTGGTCCCAGGttcacaaaaccacaaacagatCTGAG aTCTCCAAGAACAAAGAGAACACTCCTCCATTCAGCCAGTCACATTGCTCAGTGAACGTGGAGCCAGAGCCCCATTCAG GTAAAAGTGAGCTAAGCAGGAGGGAAGTGACTGAGCCTGATGGTGCTGGAGTCCAGATGATGGTGCATGGAATCAGTGCCCCTATTCATAGCCAGTCATCAACTGAGATCCAGCAGAGGCTGAACCCCTCTGAAAAACCATCAGACACTACTAAGACGAGCAGACCTGGAGCCCATGGCAAGATCAGTAAGGTCAGAAACTACAATGTTAAAGactga
- the ccdc57 gene encoding coiled-coil domain-containing protein 57 isoform X2 translates to MQSDGDSGMDLEAWLASKEREWKLQAVRIHQLESSLRKAQEECSSLREHYQRLWEAFQFNLAILDERDRELERYDVITARALTVEHNRQEELSQLHMQIAKVEDQRSREAEERQEELRKSQHSAAQHKLQLDKLTCSLADEIQKQTEEYERMTWDLQRRIQDLEGELTLQRQVQVLSKETEVHCQAQLQATEALKASEEFCQQIQTQLQDKDREIKDLTSVKNYRIKELKDEVKQMETKLKQTEDDNIKKYENVVKALKQCDAQLEAQHQAHTEQLRKAEKRIVRLQKHMKVLDAQVRHIQEDQEDAMKKKDETIQRLRTEVETTQIHWEKYINHVSSNMVVKDTEIVALQERETKLKNELEWSREEMERYKQQLSAGLARERVLEQMQIQMELEWQRHCEDMKAKHSLANEQLIQDLTHARDQAKAELREREQELQDLTVLLCTINTKRDQAIQGLTPKVDSLTSEEIRRLQEQNSILRTVVTQMRKNMEDLSHPLPHLQSQPQASSLQPIQHPGALAATSITPTANGGLFLEKCAKTSDLTKLEVTVAQTESASANIMEQSALVQQLQGENQHLQQQQISNQFESIQGERSNPLIMHFRLKQAVSCITRLSRENQQLIEMGNRLRGQITTAGIQEPVQPEKDSSTEKQRHQHDQLSALEQLQYQLTTQELQYALRRRDSTVAEQHLPKTNNQDPTTRGPANPWSQVHKTTNRSEISKNKENTPPFSQSHCSVNVEPEPHSGLFRSQLSSEESLQSLKELWDILDHVLSPSVLTEGKSELSRREVTEPDGAGVQMMVHGISAPIHSQSSTEIQQRLNPSEKPSDTTKTSRPGAHGKISKVRNYNVKD, encoded by the exons ATGCAGTCAGATGGGGACAGCGGAATGGACCTGGAAGCATGGCTGGCCAGTAAAGAAAGAGAGTGGAAGCTCCAGGCTGTAAGGATTCATCAGCTGGAGAGTTCCCTCAGAAAGGCCCAGGAGGAGTGCTCCTCCCTCAG AGAACACTACCAACGACTGTGGGAAGCCTTCCAGTTCAACCTGGCCATCCTGGATGAACgagacagagagctggagagatATGATGTCATAACTGCCAGAGCTCTGACTGTGGAGCACAACAG GCAGGAGGAGCTGAGCCAGCTCCATATGCAGATTGCCAAAGTTGAGGACCAGAGATCCAGAGAGGCtgaggagaggcaggaggagcTCAGGAAAAGTCAGCACAGTGCTGCTCAGCACAAGTTGCAGCTGGACAAGCTCACGTG CTCCTTGGCTGATGAAATTCAAAAGCAAACAGAGGAGTATGAGAGGATGACATGGGATTTGCAGCGCAGAATACAAGATCTAGAGGGAGAACTGACCCTACAGAGACAG GTGCAGGTGCTGTCTAAAGAGACAGAGGTTCATTGTCAGGCTCAGCTGCAGGCTACAGAGGCCCTCAAAGCATCTGAGGAGTTCTGTCAGCAGATACAAACCCAGCTACAAGACAAAGACCGGGAGATCAAGGACCTCACATCTGTCAAGAACTACAG GATAAAGGAGCTTAAGGATGAGGTGAAACAGATGGAGACCAAGCTGAAGCAGACAGAGGATGACAACATTAAGAA ATATGAGAATGTGGTCAAGGCTCTGAAGCAGTGTGATGCTCAACTGGAGGCTCAGCATCAGGCCCACACAGAACAGCTGCGAAAGGCTGAGAAACGCATTGTCAGACTACAGAAGCATATGAAAGTTCTGGATGCACAGGTACGCCACATACAAGAGGACCAGGAGGATGccatgaaaaagaaagatgagacaATCCAGAG GCTTCGCACAGAGGTAGAAACAACTCAAATTCACTGGGAGAAGTACATCAATCATGTCTCCAGCAATATGGTTGTCAAGGATACAGAGATAGTCGccctgcaggagagagaaacCAAACTTAAGAATGAGCTGGagtggagcagggaggagatggagag GTACAAGCAGCAGCTGAGTGCTGGTTTGGCAAGAGAAAGGGTCTTAGAACAGATGCAAATCCAGATGGAGTTGGAGTGGCAGAGACACTGTGAGGACATGAAGGCCAAACACTCCCTTGCCAATGAGCAGCTAATACAAGACCTGACCCACGCCAGAGATCAG GCAAAAGCagagctgagggagagagaacaagagctGCAGGACTTGACTGTCTTACTATGTACTATTAATACGAAGAGAGACCAGGCAATACAG GGTCTCACACCAAAGGTAGACTCTCTGACATCAGAAGAGATCCGACGTCTGCAAGAGCAGAACAGCATCCTGCGAACTGTGGTTACCCAGATGAGGAAGAACATGGAGGATCTCAGCCATCCCCTACCCCATCTCCAGTCCCAGCCACAGGCATCCTCTCTTCAACCAATTCAGCATCCAGGAGCCCTTGCTGCAACCTCAATCACCCCAACAGCTAATG gtggTCTGTTTCTAGAGAAATGTGCCAAAACCTCTGATTTGACAAAGCTGGAGGTGACAGTGGCACAAACAGAGTCTGCTTCTGCCAACATCATGGAACAG AGTGCACTGGTGCAACAGCTCCAAGGGGAGAATCAGCatttgcagcagcaacagattTCAAATCAGTTTGAAAGCATCCAGGGCGAAAGAAGCAACCCTCTCATCATGCATTTCAGGCTGAAGCAGGCAGTGTCCTGTATCACCCGTCTGAGCAGAGAAAACCAGCAACTGATAGAGATGGGCAACCGCCTTCGTGGCCAGATCACCACTGCTGGAATACAGG AACCAGTGCAGCCAGAGAAGGATTCctccacagaaaaacaaagacaccaaCATGACCAGCTGTCTGCTCTGGAACAGCTTCAGTACCAGCTCACCACACAG GAACTGCAGTAtgctctgaggaggagggatTCCACTGTTGCTGAACAGCACCTCCCTAAAACCAACAACCAAGATCCAACCACAAGAGGGCCTGCCAACCCTTGGTCCCAGGttcacaaaaccacaaacagatCTGAG aTCTCCAAGAACAAAGAGAACACTCCTCCATTCAGCCAGTCACATTGCTCAGTGAACGTGGAGCCAGAGCCCCATTCAGGTCTGTTCAGGTCTCAGTTGTCATCAGAGGAATCACTGCAATCGTTAAAGGAGTTGTGGGACATACTAGACCATGTACTCAGTCCATCTGTTCTCACAGAAG GTAAAAGTGAGCTAAGCAGGAGGGAAGTGACTGAGCCTGATGGTGCTGGAGTCCAGATGATGGTGCATGGAATCAGTGCCCCTATTCATAGCCAGTCATCAACTGAGATCCAGCAGAGGCTGAACCCCTCTGAAAAACCATCAGACACTACTAAGACGAGCAGACCTGGAGCCCATGGCAAGATCAGTAAGGTCAGAAACTACAATGTTAAAGactga
- the ccdc57 gene encoding coiled-coil domain-containing protein 57 isoform X4 — MQSDGDSGMDLEAWLASKEREWKLQAVRIHQLESSLRKAQEECSSLREHYQRLWEAFQFNLAILDERDRELERYDVITARALTVEHNSSLADEIQKQTEEYERMTWDLQRRIQDLEGELTLQRQEMTAAFDSELRQREHEFNLKMDEMHTVVLSHDLKVQVLSKETEVHCQAQLQATEALKASEEFCQQIQTQLQDKDREIKDLTSVKNYRIKELKDEVKQMETKLKQTEDDNIKKYENVVKALKQCDAQLEAQHQAHTEQLRKAEKRIVRLQKHMKVLDAQVRHIQEDQEDAMKKKDETIQRLRTEVETTQIHWEKYINHVSSNMVVKDTEIVALQERETKLKNELEWSREEMERYKQQLSAGLARERVLEQMQIQMELEWQRHCEDMKAKHSLANEQLIQDLTHARDQAKAELREREQELQDLTVLLCTINTKRDQAIQGLTPKVDSLTSEEIRRLQEQNSILRTVVTQMRKNMEDLSHPLPHLQSQPQASSLQPIQHPGALAATSITPTANGGLFLEKCAKTSDLTKLEVTVAQTESASANIMEQSALVQQLQGENQHLQQQQISNQFESIQGERSNPLIMHFRLKQAVSCITRLSRENQQLIEMGNRLRGQITTAGIQEPVQPEKDSSTEKQRHQHDQLSALEQLQYQLTTQELQYALRRRDSTVAEQHLPKTNNQDPTTRGPANPWSQVHKTTNRSEISKNKENTPPFSQSHCSVNVEPEPHSGLFRSQLSSEESLQSLKELWDILDHVLSPSVLTEGKSELSRREVTEPDGAGVQMMVHGISAPIHSQSSTEIQQRLNPSEKPSDTTKTSRPGAHGKISKVRNYNVKD; from the exons ATGCAGTCAGATGGGGACAGCGGAATGGACCTGGAAGCATGGCTGGCCAGTAAAGAAAGAGAGTGGAAGCTCCAGGCTGTAAGGATTCATCAGCTGGAGAGTTCCCTCAGAAAGGCCCAGGAGGAGTGCTCCTCCCTCAG AGAACACTACCAACGACTGTGGGAAGCCTTCCAGTTCAACCTGGCCATCCTGGATGAACgagacagagagctggagagatATGATGTCATAACTGCCAGAGCTCTGACTGTGGAGCACAACAG CTCCTTGGCTGATGAAATTCAAAAGCAAACAGAGGAGTATGAGAGGATGACATGGGATTTGCAGCGCAGAATACAAGATCTAGAGGGAGAACTGACCCTACAGAGACAG GAAATGACAGCAGCTTTTGATAGTGAGCTCAGGCAGCGGGAACATGAGTTCAACTTGAAAATGGATGAGATGCACACTGTGGTGCTGTCTCATGATCTTAAG GTGCAGGTGCTGTCTAAAGAGACAGAGGTTCATTGTCAGGCTCAGCTGCAGGCTACAGAGGCCCTCAAAGCATCTGAGGAGTTCTGTCAGCAGATACAAACCCAGCTACAAGACAAAGACCGGGAGATCAAGGACCTCACATCTGTCAAGAACTACAG GATAAAGGAGCTTAAGGATGAGGTGAAACAGATGGAGACCAAGCTGAAGCAGACAGAGGATGACAACATTAAGAA ATATGAGAATGTGGTCAAGGCTCTGAAGCAGTGTGATGCTCAACTGGAGGCTCAGCATCAGGCCCACACAGAACAGCTGCGAAAGGCTGAGAAACGCATTGTCAGACTACAGAAGCATATGAAAGTTCTGGATGCACAGGTACGCCACATACAAGAGGACCAGGAGGATGccatgaaaaagaaagatgagacaATCCAGAG GCTTCGCACAGAGGTAGAAACAACTCAAATTCACTGGGAGAAGTACATCAATCATGTCTCCAGCAATATGGTTGTCAAGGATACAGAGATAGTCGccctgcaggagagagaaacCAAACTTAAGAATGAGCTGGagtggagcagggaggagatggagag GTACAAGCAGCAGCTGAGTGCTGGTTTGGCAAGAGAAAGGGTCTTAGAACAGATGCAAATCCAGATGGAGTTGGAGTGGCAGAGACACTGTGAGGACATGAAGGCCAAACACTCCCTTGCCAATGAGCAGCTAATACAAGACCTGACCCACGCCAGAGATCAG GCAAAAGCagagctgagggagagagaacaagagctGCAGGACTTGACTGTCTTACTATGTACTATTAATACGAAGAGAGACCAGGCAATACAG GGTCTCACACCAAAGGTAGACTCTCTGACATCAGAAGAGATCCGACGTCTGCAAGAGCAGAACAGCATCCTGCGAACTGTGGTTACCCAGATGAGGAAGAACATGGAGGATCTCAGCCATCCCCTACCCCATCTCCAGTCCCAGCCACAGGCATCCTCTCTTCAACCAATTCAGCATCCAGGAGCCCTTGCTGCAACCTCAATCACCCCAACAGCTAATG gtggTCTGTTTCTAGAGAAATGTGCCAAAACCTCTGATTTGACAAAGCTGGAGGTGACAGTGGCACAAACAGAGTCTGCTTCTGCCAACATCATGGAACAG AGTGCACTGGTGCAACAGCTCCAAGGGGAGAATCAGCatttgcagcagcaacagattTCAAATCAGTTTGAAAGCATCCAGGGCGAAAGAAGCAACCCTCTCATCATGCATTTCAGGCTGAAGCAGGCAGTGTCCTGTATCACCCGTCTGAGCAGAGAAAACCAGCAACTGATAGAGATGGGCAACCGCCTTCGTGGCCAGATCACCACTGCTGGAATACAGG AACCAGTGCAGCCAGAGAAGGATTCctccacagaaaaacaaagacaccaaCATGACCAGCTGTCTGCTCTGGAACAGCTTCAGTACCAGCTCACCACACAG GAACTGCAGTAtgctctgaggaggagggatTCCACTGTTGCTGAACAGCACCTCCCTAAAACCAACAACCAAGATCCAACCACAAGAGGGCCTGCCAACCCTTGGTCCCAGGttcacaaaaccacaaacagatCTGAG aTCTCCAAGAACAAAGAGAACACTCCTCCATTCAGCCAGTCACATTGCTCAGTGAACGTGGAGCCAGAGCCCCATTCAGGTCTGTTCAGGTCTCAGTTGTCATCAGAGGAATCACTGCAATCGTTAAAGGAGTTGTGGGACATACTAGACCATGTACTCAGTCCATCTGTTCTCACAGAAG GTAAAAGTGAGCTAAGCAGGAGGGAAGTGACTGAGCCTGATGGTGCTGGAGTCCAGATGATGGTGCATGGAATCAGTGCCCCTATTCATAGCCAGTCATCAACTGAGATCCAGCAGAGGCTGAACCCCTCTGAAAAACCATCAGACACTACTAAGACGAGCAGACCTGGAGCCCATGGCAAGATCAGTAAGGTCAGAAACTACAATGTTAAAGactga